The Opitutaceae bacterium genome has a window encoding:
- a CDS encoding glycoside hydrolase family 172 protein has protein sequence MNTSFNGLGLHLGNLSRLSRAETRSISSENRTGAKGGGGQATEGDGALAARGLGQGWKVSPCDHIKPGETFTVADIEGSGAIQQIWMTPTGQWRFSILRIYWDDQEQPSVECPIGDFFASGWGRYAQISSLAVCVNPGSAFNCYWEMPFRKRCRITVTNIGDEAMTLFFQVNYTLTEVPEDAAYFHAQFRRVNPLPYGEVFTILDGVRGQGHYVGTAMCWGVNNTGWWGEGEIKFFLDGDDPFPTICGTGTEDYFCGSYNFDVGKEKGGYREFTTPYAGLPLVIRPDGIYDSQQRFGLYRWHVMDPIRFRSDLRVTIQALGWRKAKDRRYLPLQDDIASVAYWYQTLPTAPFPALPERDRLEVI, from the coding sequence ATGAATACATCCTTCAACGGTCTCGGCCTTCACCTCGGCAATCTCTCCCGGCTCTCGCGAGCGGAAACGCGGTCCATCAGCTCGGAAAACCGGACCGGTGCCAAGGGTGGCGGCGGCCAGGCCACCGAGGGCGACGGCGCCCTGGCGGCCCGGGGTCTGGGACAGGGCTGGAAGGTGTCGCCGTGTGATCACATCAAGCCGGGTGAAACCTTCACCGTGGCGGACATCGAGGGGAGCGGGGCCATCCAGCAGATCTGGATGACGCCGACGGGCCAGTGGCGCTTCTCCATTCTTCGTATCTACTGGGACGACCAGGAACAGCCCTCGGTCGAGTGCCCGATCGGGGATTTCTTCGCCTCAGGCTGGGGGCGCTATGCCCAGATCTCCTCTCTGGCGGTCTGCGTCAATCCAGGCAGTGCCTTCAACTGCTACTGGGAGATGCCGTTCCGCAAACGGTGCCGGATCACCGTGACGAATATCGGCGACGAGGCCATGACCCTGTTCTTCCAGGTCAACTACACCCTGACCGAGGTGCCGGAGGATGCGGCTTATTTTCATGCCCAGTTCCGTCGGGTGAATCCGCTGCCCTACGGGGAGGTCTTCACGATTCTGGACGGGGTGAGGGGACAGGGCCACTACGTCGGGACAGCCATGTGTTGGGGTGTGAACAACACGGGTTGGTGGGGTGAAGGGGAGATCAAGTTTTTCCTCGATGGGGATGATCCCTTTCCGACGATCTGCGGGACCGGGACGGAGGACTATTTCTGCGGCTCCTACAACTTCGACGTCGGGAAGGAAAAGGGCGGTTACCGGGAATTCACCACGCCTTATGCCGGGCTGCCCCTGGTCATCCGGCCGGACGGGATCTACGATTCCCAGCAGCGCTTCGGGCTTTACCGCTGGCATGTGATGGACCCGATCCGCTTCCGCAGTGATTTGCGGGTGACCATTCAGGCACTGGGTTGGCGGAAGGCGAAGGATCGGCGTTACCTGCCGCTGCAGGACGACATCGCTTCCGTGGCCTATTGGTACCAGACTCTGCCGACCGCGCCATTTCCAGCGTTGCCCGAACGCGACCGGCTGGAGGTGATATGA
- a CDS encoding peptidylprolyl isomerase, protein MKRIALLISTLLFAAIAPGQTEEPVIESAPLPPGLYATLTTPRGPITLRLFADRVPLTVANFVGLAEGTLNQSAPGNPFYDGLTFHRVVPGFIIQGGDPLGNGTGGPGYAFQDELDPTLRHDRAGIVSMANSGPNSNGSQFFITLDPTPHLDYLHTVFGEVVSGLENVKSIEVGDTIESVRIIRQGPEAEAFVADAATFDRLKETTPVMPRAQYLINQSTIELPDARVAWINQKLYAHALVTGRPVIAILMDELGPAEAVSANWNTLIDKYGVRDDGALLALTLTPRALKLWIGENQIGNLPEPDPDAASPADHSPLHAAKQLILKPGYELLDTGAPQSEFRALMTVLSGLLPIVDADLRDSHTASSMP, encoded by the coding sequence ATGAAACGCATCGCGCTCCTCATTTCCACCCTGCTCTTCGCCGCCATCGCCCCTGGCCAGACCGAAGAGCCGGTTATTGAATCCGCCCCGCTGCCCCCCGGCCTCTACGCCACCCTCACGACCCCTCGAGGTCCCATCACCCTTCGTCTCTTTGCCGACCGGGTGCCCCTGACTGTCGCCAACTTCGTCGGCCTGGCCGAGGGCACCCTCAACCAGTCCGCGCCCGGCAACCCGTTTTACGACGGCCTCACCTTTCATCGCGTCGTCCCGGGTTTCATCATCCAGGGTGGTGATCCCCTTGGTAACGGTACCGGCGGGCCCGGCTATGCCTTTCAGGACGAACTCGACCCGACACTCCGTCACGACCGCGCCGGAATCGTCTCCATGGCGAACTCCGGACCCAATTCAAACGGATCCCAATTCTTCATCACCCTTGATCCCACCCCTCACCTCGACTACCTCCACACCGTCTTCGGCGAGGTCGTCTCCGGCCTCGAGAACGTCAAGTCCATCGAAGTCGGTGACACCATCGAGTCGGTAAGAATCATCCGTCAGGGCCCCGAAGCGGAAGCCTTCGTGGCGGATGCGGCCACATTCGACCGGCTCAAGGAAACGACCCCGGTAATGCCGCGGGCCCAATACCTGATCAATCAGTCGACCATCGAACTGCCCGATGCCCGGGTCGCCTGGATCAATCAGAAACTCTACGCCCATGCCCTCGTCACCGGTCGGCCGGTCATCGCCATCCTGATGGACGAGCTCGGCCCGGCCGAGGCGGTGTCGGCGAACTGGAATACCCTTATCGACAAGTATGGAGTCCGGGACGACGGTGCCCTCCTTGCCCTCACCCTGACTCCGCGAGCCCTCAAACTCTGGATCGGCGAAAACCAGATTGGCAACCTTCCCGAGCCCGACCCGGACGCCGCCTCGCCGGCCGATCATTCCCCTCTCCACGCCGCCAAGCAGCTCATCCTGAAGCCTGGCTATGAACTCCTCGACACCGGCGCCCCCCAGAGCGAGTTCCGCGCCCTCATGACCGTCCTCAGCGGCCTCCTCCCGATCGTCGATGCCGATCTCCGTGATTCACACACCGCCAGCTCGATGCCCTGA
- a CDS encoding bifunctional YncE family protein/alkaline phosphatase family protein, with amino-acid sequence MKSPAVFLFRVLIAAALCETALLLGAAAPPDARILSSEEPVGRWREDHIVTPVNQILTPVGLQVELPDMRPQALALSPDGHLLVTAGKTPELVVINPVTGDLLQTVPLPSDLADSAEAAVSSHLLEPDTEGQLSYTGLIFSPDGRRIYLSNVAGSIKVFAVGRDHQVTGLFSIVLPPANAPRREAEIPSGLALSRNGKRLYVALNLSNRLAELDSRTGRVLRTWDVGFAPYDVVLAGQKAYVSNWGGRRPEPDSTTGPAGRGTLVRVDPVRHIASEGSVSIVDLRKNRVVGEIVTGLHASALAVSPDERHVVVANAGSDTLSVIDIRADRIVQTIWSKLTPAELFGASPNALAFSRDGRSLYVCNGTQNAVAVIRFDPGRSELEGLIPVGWFPGAIIHDARRDSLYVANIKGLGPGRPREGSGRPEFNTRQYHGSVSLLKVPDPGELQSLTRIVVHNYREPALQAARLPARPDQPARPVPERVGEPSVFRHVVYIIKENRTYDQVLGDIQEGNGDPELCIFPESITPNQHQLARDFVLLDNTYCSGILSADGHQWADTAFATDYMEKSFAGFPRSYPDGMEDDDVDALAYAPSGFIWDNALAHHLTVRSYGEFAITEKRWRDPDRTDPLDFAAHWADFQAGNPEIEISSRPAIESLRGHINTRTVGWDMDIPDVFRAAEFIRELKQFESDGNLPHLTIICLPNDHTSGTQTGKPTPAAQVADNDLAFGRIVEALSHSRFWKETCIFAIEDDPQNGWDHVSGYRTTAYLVSPYTKRGVTVSTQYNQTSLLRTMELILGLPPMNQMDASATPMFDCFTEVPDFTPFSVLENRVPLDQMNPDPETIADPVLRRNAIASAHLPLEQVDQCPEDLMNRILWTAMKGSAEPYPTWAVTVLNDDDD; translated from the coding sequence ATGAAGTCCCCTGCTGTCTTCCTGTTCCGAGTCCTGATCGCCGCGGCTCTCTGCGAGACCGCCTTGCTTCTCGGAGCAGCAGCTCCTCCCGACGCTCGCATCCTCTCATCCGAAGAACCCGTCGGTCGATGGCGGGAGGATCACATCGTCACACCGGTCAACCAGATCCTGACCCCGGTCGGCCTGCAGGTGGAATTGCCGGACATGCGACCGCAGGCTCTCGCCCTGAGTCCCGACGGACATCTCCTGGTCACCGCCGGCAAGACCCCCGAACTCGTTGTCATCAATCCGGTCACTGGAGATCTCCTCCAGACAGTGCCCCTCCCCTCCGACCTGGCAGATTCCGCCGAGGCGGCCGTCTCGAGCCATCTGCTCGAACCGGACACCGAAGGACAGTTGAGCTACACCGGGTTGATCTTCTCGCCCGACGGCCGCCGCATCTATCTCTCCAATGTCGCGGGCAGCATCAAGGTCTTTGCGGTGGGCCGGGACCATCAGGTGACCGGCTTGTTCTCCATCGTGCTTCCGCCCGCCAACGCACCCCGCCGCGAGGCCGAGATCCCCTCCGGGCTCGCCCTGTCCAGGAACGGCAAACGCCTCTATGTGGCTCTGAATCTGTCGAACCGGCTGGCCGAGCTCGACTCCAGGACCGGCAGGGTCCTGCGCACGTGGGATGTCGGCTTTGCTCCCTACGACGTCGTCCTCGCGGGTCAAAAAGCCTACGTCAGCAATTGGGGCGGGCGTCGTCCCGAACCCGACAGCACCACCGGTCCGGCAGGTCGGGGAACCCTCGTGCGGGTGGATCCGGTCCGCCATATCGCGAGCGAAGGATCGGTCTCCATTGTCGACCTGAGGAAGAACCGGGTGGTGGGCGAGATCGTCACCGGCCTGCACGCGTCCGCCCTCGCGGTATCCCCGGATGAACGTCACGTCGTGGTGGCAAACGCAGGCAGCGACACATTGAGCGTAATCGACATCCGGGCCGACCGGATCGTCCAGACGATCTGGAGCAAGCTGACCCCCGCCGAACTCTTTGGCGCGAGTCCGAACGCCCTCGCGTTCAGCCGGGACGGCCGGAGCCTCTATGTCTGCAATGGCACCCAGAACGCCGTTGCGGTCATCCGTTTTGATCCGGGCCGGTCCGAACTCGAAGGCCTGATACCAGTCGGATGGTTTCCCGGTGCCATCATCCACGACGCCCGTCGCGATTCACTCTATGTCGCCAACATCAAGGGGCTGGGGCCCGGCCGTCCCCGCGAGGGCAGTGGCAGACCCGAGTTCAACACCCGCCAGTATCACGGTTCAGTTTCACTCCTGAAAGTCCCCGACCCCGGGGAGCTGCAATCCCTAACCCGGATCGTCGTCCACAATTACCGCGAACCCGCCCTGCAGGCCGCCCGCCTCCCGGCTCGTCCCGACCAACCCGCCCGACCGGTTCCGGAACGCGTCGGCGAGCCGAGCGTTTTCCGACACGTCGTCTACATCATCAAGGAGAACCGCACCTACGACCAGGTCCTGGGCGACATTCAAGAGGGCAACGGCGATCCCGAACTCTGCATCTTTCCCGAGTCAATCACGCCCAACCAGCATCAGCTCGCCCGCGATTTCGTGCTCCTCGACAACACTTACTGCTCAGGCATCCTCAGCGCCGACGGTCACCAGTGGGCAGATACGGCATTCGCCACCGACTACATGGAGAAAAGCTTCGCCGGATTTCCCCGCAGCTATCCCGACGGAATGGAGGACGACGATGTCGACGCCCTGGCCTACGCACCCAGCGGGTTCATCTGGGACAACGCATTGGCCCACCATCTCACCGTCCGCAGTTACGGAGAGTTCGCCATCACCGAGAAACGCTGGCGCGATCCCGACCGCACCGATCCGCTCGATTTCGCCGCCCATTGGGCTGATTTCCAGGCCGGGAACCCCGAGATCGAGATCTCCAGCCGGCCCGCCATCGAATCCCTCCGGGGTCACATCAATACCCGCACCGTCGGTTGGGACATGGACATTCCCGACGTTTTCCGGGCGGCCGAGTTCATCCGGGAACTGAAGCAATTCGAAAGCGACGGCAACCTTCCGCACCTGACCATCATCTGTCTGCCGAACGACCACACCTCAGGGACGCAGACCGGCAAACCCACGCCCGCCGCACAGGTCGCCGACAACGATCTGGCCTTTGGCCGGATTGTCGAAGCCCTCAGTCACAGCCGTTTCTGGAAAGAGACCTGTATCTTCGCCATCGAGGACGATCCCCAGAACGGGTGGGATCATGTCAGCGGATACCGGACGACCGCCTACCTGGTCAGTCCCTACACGAAGCGCGGGGTCACCGTGAGCACCCAGTACAACCAGACCAGCCTCTTGCGGACGATGGAATTGATCCTCGGCCTGCCCCCGATGAACCAGATGGACGCGAGCGCCACACCCATGTTCGATTGTTTCACCGAGGTACCTGATTTCACGCCCTTCTCAGTCCTCGAAAACCGGGTGCCCCTCGATCAGATGAATCCGGATCCCGAAACGATCGCCGACCCCGTTCTCCGCAGGAACGCCATTGCCTCGGCGCACCTGCCGCTGGAACAGGTCGATCAATGCCCCGAGGACCTCATGAACCGCATCCTCTGGACCGCCATGAAGGGATCGGCGGAACCCTATCCCACGTGGGCGGTCACCGTCCTCAATGATGACGACGACTGA
- a CDS encoding MFS transporter, whose protein sequence is MKKEQDTGTAPSGTLTDRERRAGQRNALLHNLFQQVVNVIVVGQYLQLYASDVLGFEPTRIAAIIGVIPLVAFLRFFILDWVRRFGRGRLLGFTAIVRLGVLIAMLVIPTAWMSFGLLLTLLLVFTVAQQFGAGTVWGSLMRDITTDSDRGQFFARMRFSFTTVNAITLFVFSLVITSEMTALDYKFLLGLSVLGQLNTLFWAFRIPDRADRGSGSGRRSLGGYKRFIITLRTSPLLRLPLLISIFMQLSALPLMAVYLRTLLHVPAQLVSFYLLSSTIGSAISFLIWGKIADTLGFRPMLSGLLLMSILGAPVYLLLAPFDPSQSFSLLDMNLQETVTAIALLFMGFMSGGVASGTGIATTTVEQHHVRRRDALESLNIYGVIAGLVAAGVAVFSGFYLESFALPRGTKEFANGILYFDWVKAWMVVAVPVFKIIIMILVRRLPNTHPNFETNDFFGSLWNNPVRTLFAQRKLYDDDETRRTNLARWLGQSANPLAIRTLIELTTDPSYDVKTEAVRSLGLSHSNEAGPALLEILEDPERQHLFDHVAWALGELKYRSAVPVLRSALSPEFPNRIRAMAARALGRIGDPEAIPDLLSMLDEPGVSLHIKSSAIRGLIYLNARANAVRIFTGIDELGTRNERFELVAASGEWMHSPIEWVLRANTRITLSQAIAIHADEQPAGWARARGPMLESVLARDLSAVRLALRTETGFRPESDRDLFNALSTVVDRTPKWTPSCALAAAIALFAPLRKTG, encoded by the coding sequence GTGAAAAAGGAACAAGACACGGGCACGGCGCCGTCCGGCACCCTGACCGACAGGGAACGGCGGGCCGGACAGCGCAATGCCCTTCTTCACAACCTGTTCCAGCAGGTGGTCAACGTCATCGTTGTCGGGCAATACCTGCAACTCTACGCCTCCGATGTTCTCGGGTTCGAGCCGACACGGATTGCCGCCATCATCGGCGTCATTCCCCTCGTCGCCTTCCTGCGGTTCTTCATCCTCGACTGGGTGCGAAGATTCGGACGTGGCCGGCTCCTCGGATTCACCGCTATTGTCAGACTCGGCGTGCTCATCGCCATGCTGGTCATCCCGACCGCGTGGATGAGCTTCGGCCTGCTCCTCACCCTCCTTCTCGTCTTCACCGTCGCCCAGCAATTCGGAGCCGGAACGGTTTGGGGATCACTGATGCGGGACATCACCACCGACAGCGACCGCGGCCAGTTCTTCGCCCGGATGCGTTTCTCGTTCACCACGGTCAACGCCATCACCCTCTTTGTCTTCTCCCTCGTCATCACCAGCGAGATGACCGCCCTCGACTACAAATTCCTGCTCGGCCTTTCCGTCCTCGGACAACTGAACACGCTCTTCTGGGCCTTCCGGATTCCCGACCGGGCCGATCGCGGTTCCGGCTCCGGCCGCCGTTCCCTCGGCGGCTACAAGCGCTTCATCATCACCCTGCGGACCTCCCCCCTGCTCCGCCTGCCCCTGCTCATCTCGATCTTCATGCAGCTCTCCGCGCTGCCCCTGATGGCCGTCTACCTGCGCACCCTGCTTCATGTGCCCGCACAGCTGGTTTCGTTCTACCTCCTCAGTTCGACCATCGGGTCGGCCATCTCCTTTCTCATCTGGGGCAAGATCGCCGACACCCTGGGTTTCCGACCCATGCTCTCGGGTCTGCTTCTGATGAGCATCCTCGGCGCTCCGGTCTACCTCCTGCTCGCTCCGTTTGACCCCTCCCAGTCATTCAGCCTGCTCGACATGAACCTGCAGGAAACGGTTACGGCCATCGCGTTGCTCTTCATGGGCTTCATGAGCGGCGGCGTGGCCTCCGGTACCGGCATCGCCACCACCACGGTCGAACAGCACCATGTCCGGCGACGCGATGCCCTGGAATCCCTCAATATCTACGGCGTCATCGCCGGTCTCGTCGCCGCGGGTGTCGCCGTCTTCAGCGGATTCTATCTCGAATCATTCGCCCTTCCCCGCGGGACAAAGGAATTCGCCAACGGGATTCTCTATTTCGACTGGGTCAAGGCATGGATGGTGGTCGCCGTCCCCGTCTTCAAGATCATCATCATGATTCTCGTCCGCCGGTTGCCCAATACGCATCCGAACTTCGAGACCAACGACTTCTTCGGCTCACTCTGGAACAACCCGGTCCGGACTCTCTTCGCCCAACGCAAGCTCTACGATGACGACGAGACCCGCCGGACCAATCTCGCCCGCTGGCTCGGGCAATCCGCCAATCCCCTGGCGATCCGGACTCTCATCGAGCTGACGACCGACCCTTCCTACGATGTGAAGACCGAGGCCGTCCGCAGCCTCGGGCTGAGCCATTCCAATGAAGCCGGACCCGCCCTCCTCGAGATCCTCGAGGACCCCGAACGCCAACACCTCTTCGACCATGTCGCCTGGGCCCTTGGGGAGCTGAAGTACCGCTCGGCCGTTCCGGTCCTGCGCAGCGCACTCTCTCCGGAGTTTCCCAATCGGATCCGTGCCATGGCCGCCCGTGCCCTCGGGCGAATCGGCGACCCGGAAGCCATCCCCGACCTCCTTTCGATGCTGGACGAACCGGGCGTCTCCCTTCACATCAAATCATCCGCCATTCGCGGGCTCATCTACCTGAACGCCCGCGCAAATGCGGTCCGGATCTTTACCGGCATCGACGAGCTCGGCACCCGCAACGAACGCTTTGAGCTGGTCGCCGCCTCCGGCGAATGGATGCATTCGCCGATCGAATGGGTGCTGCGGGCCAATACCCGGATCACCCTGAGCCAGGCCATCGCCATCCACGCCGATGAGCAGCCGGCCGGCTGGGCCCGCGCCCGCGGCCCGATGCTCGAATCCGTTCTTGCACGCGACCTGTCAGCCGTTCGACTGGCCTTGCGGACTGAGACCGGCTTCCGGCCCGAGAGTGACCGGGATCTCTTCAACGCCCTCTCAACCGTCGTCGACCGGACGCCCAAGTGGACCCCGAGCTGCGCCCTCGCCGCCGCCATCGCCCTCTTCGCCCCCCTGCGCAAGACGGGGTAG
- a CDS encoding aldo/keto reductase: MKQNNLGKSALKVTEIGFGCWAIGGGANWGEQEDRDSCEAVQAALDCGITFFDTAEVYGRGKSEQVLAQGLGNRRDEAFIATKVSPGHFEPALLREACERSLTNLKTDRIDFYQMHWPATTFPVGAAVATLEQLVSEGKIRDYGVSNFGPSQLADYLAAGGRATTNQIAYSLLFRATEYEVIPASQKAGLGILAYSPFLQGLLTGKVRSLEDVPVGRQSIRHYSSTNGNARHGEAGHEALTFETVERIRTICEEINRPMGDVAIRWLLDRGQVTSVLVGGRNGSQVRRNAAAAADPLGEDVLSALDAASEPLKEAMGRNPDLWQSESRTR, translated from the coding sequence GTGAAACAGAACAACCTCGGAAAAAGCGCTCTCAAGGTGACGGAAATCGGATTCGGCTGCTGGGCCATCGGCGGCGGCGCCAATTGGGGGGAGCAGGAGGACCGCGATTCCTGCGAAGCCGTTCAGGCCGCCCTCGACTGCGGCATCACCTTCTTCGATACCGCCGAAGTCTACGGCCGGGGCAAGTCGGAACAGGTCCTCGCCCAGGGTCTGGGCAATCGGCGCGACGAGGCCTTCATTGCGACCAAGGTCTCACCCGGCCATTTCGAACCCGCCCTGCTCCGGGAGGCCTGCGAACGCTCGCTCACCAATCTCAAGACCGACCGGATCGATTTCTATCAGATGCATTGGCCCGCCACCACCTTTCCAGTCGGAGCAGCCGTTGCCACCCTCGAGCAGCTCGTGTCCGAGGGCAAGATCCGTGACTATGGCGTGTCCAATTTCGGTCCCTCGCAACTGGCCGATTACCTGGCCGCCGGTGGCCGCGCCACCACCAATCAGATTGCCTACAGCCTGCTCTTCCGGGCCACCGAATACGAGGTCATCCCCGCTTCGCAAAAGGCCGGCCTGGGCATCCTCGCCTATTCGCCCTTTCTCCAGGGCCTGTTGACCGGCAAAGTCCGCTCCCTCGAAGACGTTCCCGTGGGAAGACAATCGATACGGCACTACTCGTCGACCAATGGCAACGCCCGCCACGGCGAGGCGGGACATGAGGCCCTCACCTTCGAGACGGTCGAGCGCATCCGCACCATCTGCGAGGAAATCAACCGCCCGATGGGCGACGTCGCCATCCGCTGGCTCCTCGACCGCGGACAGGTCACCTCTGTTCTGGTGGGCGGACGCAACGGGAGCCAGGTCCGCCGAAACGCCGCAGCCGCCGCCGACCCTCTGGGCGAAGATGTCCTGAGCGCGCTCGATGCCGCCTCCGAGCCGCTCAAAGAGGCCATGGGCCGCAATCCGGACCTCTGGCAGAGCGAATCCCGCACCCGCTGA
- a CDS encoding hotdog fold thioesterase → MGGVEFSIEDAGFPLKPKTAEDLRAMWAGTALEAFGLVLKEAGEDTLVLEMPIRRDFLQPAGLLHGGISLFLAESAASLQACIGIDLRERQPVGVEINGSHLRSVRDGTLVAKARVLRRSVNLIVHEVMIGHLETGRELCACRVTNFYRKTD, encoded by the coding sequence ATGGGCGGGGTGGAATTCTCGATTGAAGACGCTGGGTTTCCCCTCAAACCAAAGACGGCGGAGGACCTCCGCGCCATGTGGGCGGGGACGGCCCTGGAAGCCTTCGGCCTGGTCCTGAAGGAGGCCGGCGAGGATACCCTTGTCCTGGAAATGCCGATACGACGGGACTTTCTGCAGCCGGCGGGTCTTCTCCATGGCGGGATCAGCCTGTTCCTGGCCGAGTCGGCGGCGAGTCTCCAGGCCTGCATCGGGATCGATCTGCGTGAGCGGCAGCCGGTCGGGGTAGAGATCAACGGGAGCCACCTGCGTTCCGTCCGGGACGGCACCCTGGTGGCGAAGGCGAGGGTTCTCCGCCGGTCGGTCAACCTGATCGTTCACGAGGTGATGATCGGCCATCTTGAGACCGGCCGCGAACTGTGCGCCTGCCGGGTGACAAATTTCTACCGGAAGACGGATTGA
- a CDS encoding Na/Pi cotransporter family protein yields the protein MIVTLFEILGSLGVFLFGMKVMSEGIQKVSGDRLRGLMRSMTQNRFAGITTGLLITSLVQSSSATTVMIVSFVNAQLITLTESIGLIMGANLGTTTTFWIVSYLGFKFSLTSIALPIIGVGLPMIFFRKSQVRNTGEVFIGFGLLFLGLLFLKDAVPDIRNNPEVLSFLQHYTGRGIFSVLFFFIIGTVLTVVVQSSSVAGAITLTLAYKGWIDFPSAAAIILGENVGTTITANLAAIGTSLPARQAARAHFLFNIVGVLWMLVLFNPFIHFVDWILPGTASDPTLIPIRMALFHSLFNFCNICLVVGFVPQFAALVQRFVRDRGKPGRPSERAAHLGGFIPETGELNLAESEMEVQKMAALTQTMFQGFVELFENPDKDLGQKFKEMRALEEQSDKMAVELTNDLLHCTTGNIGDRSLAEVSVLLRLVAEFEDICDCCYRLALSARRDYRKRYDLPAEARAEISTMAKAVIQFMEFYRNALKRDITAADMEIAYQLEGMIDQSRKQLRKTSIRRMQEATQVKGEVLYIDVINNMEKIGNHALNILQTLRQRR from the coding sequence ATGATTGTAACCCTATTCGAAATCCTGGGCAGCCTCGGCGTCTTCCTCTTCGGTATGAAGGTGATGAGCGAGGGAATCCAAAAGGTCTCAGGAGATCGACTCCGCGGCCTCATGCGGTCGATGACCCAGAACCGGTTCGCGGGTATCACCACCGGGCTTCTCATCACCAGCCTGGTCCAGTCCTCCTCGGCCACCACGGTGATGATCGTCAGCTTCGTCAACGCCCAGCTGATCACCCTGACCGAGTCGATCGGCCTCATCATGGGGGCCAATCTCGGGACGACCACCACCTTCTGGATCGTCTCCTACCTCGGTTTCAAGTTCAGCCTGACCTCGATCGCCCTGCCCATCATCGGCGTCGGACTGCCCATGATTTTCTTCAGGAAGTCGCAGGTCCGCAACACCGGCGAAGTCTTCATCGGCTTCGGTCTTCTCTTTCTCGGCCTCCTCTTCCTCAAGGACGCCGTCCCCGATATCCGCAACAACCCGGAGGTCCTTTCCTTCCTCCAGCACTACACCGGCCGGGGCATCTTCTCAGTCCTTTTCTTTTTCATCATCGGGACCGTCCTGACGGTGGTCGTCCAATCCTCCTCCGTCGCCGGCGCCATCACCCTGACCCTCGCCTACAAGGGTTGGATCGACTTCCCGAGCGCCGCCGCCATCATTCTCGGTGAAAACGTCGGCACCACCATCACCGCCAACCTCGCCGCCATCGGCACCAGCCTCCCCGCCCGCCAGGCCGCCCGCGCCCACTTCCTCTTCAATATCGTGGGCGTCCTCTGGATGCTCGTCCTTTTCAATCCGTTCATTCACTTCGTTGATTGGATCCTGCCGGGAACAGCGTCCGATCCGACCTTGATTCCGATCCGGATGGCGCTCTTCCATTCGCTCTTCAACTTCTGCAATATCTGCCTCGTGGTCGGCTTCGTGCCGCAATTCGCCGCATTGGTCCAGCGGTTCGTCCGCGACCGCGGGAAGCCCGGACGCCCCTCCGAGCGGGCCGCTCACCTCGGTGGCTTCATCCCGGAAACCGGGGAACTCAACCTCGCCGAGTCCGAGATGGAGGTCCAGAAGATGGCCGCGCTGACCCAGACCATGTTCCAGGGCTTCGTTGAGCTTTTCGAAAACCCCGACAAGGACCTGGGGCAGAAATTCAAGGAAATGCGCGCCCTGGAGGAACAGAGCGACAAGATGGCCGTGGAGCTGACCAACGACCTCCTCCACTGCACGACTGGAAATATCGGCGATCGCAGCCTCGCCGAGGTCAGCGTCCTCCTGCGCCTCGTGGCCGAATTCGAGGATATCTGCGACTGCTGCTACCGACTTGCCCTGTCCGCCCGGCGCGACTACCGGAAACGCTACGACCTCCCGGCCGAAGCCCGGGCCGAGATTTCCACCATGGCCAAGGCGGTCATCCAGTTCATGGAGTTTTACCGCAACGCCCTCAAGCGGGACATCACGGCAGCCGACATGGAGATCGCCTATCAGCTCGAGGGCATGATCGACCAGTCACGCAAGCAGCTCCGCAAGACCTCCATCCGCCGCATGCAGGAGGCGACCCAAGTCAAGGGCGAGGTCCTCTACATCGATGTGATCAACAATATGGAGAAGATCGGCAACCACGCGCTCAACATCCTCCAGACCCTCCGCCAGAGACGGTAA